In the genome of Ptychodera flava strain L36383 chromosome 13, AS_Pfla_20210202, whole genome shotgun sequence, one region contains:
- the LOC139148536 gene encoding GSK-3-binding protein-like, whose protein sequence is MPSIDSQIIVRRTQASPNAISTGEIDELVKKVSETLKLKARQKQRAHKTSPYGVACKQCRAGTVCGGDDCTYLRHTHSGRIKKRTDTSKPHQLLEELLRQGNLINEAVARLKQAGDPLRRKYSYPEVDDHIFSEPPSPASL, encoded by the coding sequence ATGCCGTCTATTGACAGCCAAATCATCGTCAGGCGCACCCAGGCATCGCCGAATGCCATTTCCACCGGGGAAATCGACGAACTGGTGAAGAAAGTGAGCGAAACCCTGAAGTTAAAGGCCCGACAGAAGCAGCGTGCTCACAAAACATCGCCCTATGGCGTGGCGTGTAAACAATGTCGGGCTGGAACTGTGTGTGGTGGCGATGATTGTACGTACCTCAGACATACACACTCAGGGCGCATAAAGAAAAGGACTGATACTTCGAAACCACACCAGCTTTTAGAAGAACTCTTACGGCAGGGAAATTTAATCAACGAGGCTGTTGCAAGGCTAAAGCAAGCGGGAGACCCACTCCGGAGGAAATACTCGTATCCCGAGGTGGACGACCACATTTTTAGCGAACCACCCTCGCCGGCATCGCTGTGA
- the LOC139148027 gene encoding cilia- and flagella-associated protein 90-like produces the protein MTTELEERRSLHDYPGFMHGKDPLAAKSAFSYIPTERTEPPDQTVFNSKAMPRSHSTFDRLFNKEEGYNNKLHRCDREHAKSRGLHVNDEETIKVVPTLASSEYGHRLDQFKDPPDRLHVRIQHVNTEFYRRNGINIDGNTEGS, from the exons ATGACGACGGAATTAGAAGAAAGACGAAGCCTCCACGACTACCCGGGATTCATGCACGGGAAGGACCCGCTTGCTGCCAAGAGCGCTTTCAGCTACATACCAACAGAAAGGACTGAGCCTCCCGATCAAACAGTCTTCAATAGCAAAGCAATG CCAAGGTCTCACTCCACATTTGACAGATTATTCAACAAGGAAGAGGGCTACAACAACAAACTCCACAGATGTGACAGGGAACATGCAAAATCAAGGGGATTACATGTCAATGATgag GAGACTATCAAAGTTGTGCCAACACTTGCATCCTCAGAATACGGACACAGACTGGATCAGTTCAAAGACCCCCCTGACAGACTTCATGTCAGGATACAACATGTCAACACGGAATTCTATCGACGGAATGGAATTAACATTGATGGAAACACAGAGGGATCATAG
- the LOC139148025 gene encoding RING finger and SPRY domain-containing protein 1-like — MIVAVWFLALALPHPVSLVQSCVNLSLKLLWRMGACVCKDANPHSHSGDHYAATNTSNTTSRAQSPDGIASLGTEGCIPSMTRTVPRSNTDTLILDTLAVIRSLVDNEQDPPYSMLKLHQIAETESGWLEVANSMINVIPMDDPLGPAVITLLIDECPLPTRESVEKLSEMLRLADRTTESVLKMPAKHRNIATVLGCIAEKLAGPNSVALLTKDTLEYLLANLNPCLHAQVILFSTIALEKFSQTSENKITIKQAGIGPLLQVLEKWLKHDDYDMRQVGFCAQWCLDNLFIVEGRSYTYDTLDLSGCNAMLNDNDVSEYLKISPNGLEARCDASSFESVRCTFCVDSGVWYYEVTIITPGVMQIGWATKDSKFLNHEGYGIGDDKDSLSYDGCRQLFWYSAKSRPHSHPTWQPGDVVGFLLDLEKQEMIFSLNGHALPPENQVFQSASCGFFAAASFMSFQQCEFNFGMTPFKYPPSVQFDSFNDKAVLHNEDRVILPRHKKLALLRHISVSEGACNLCFDKIANTTLKPCNHKGLCMECAMQVETCPLCRTCITDRAQEDARPS, encoded by the exons ATGATAGTTGCAGTCTGGTTTCTCGCCCTTGCTCTCCCGCATCCCGTCAGCCTTGTGCAGTCTTGTGTGAACCTGTCATTAAAGCTACTGTGGAGAATGGGTGCGTGTGTATGCAAGGACGCAAACCCGCATTCTCACAGTGGAGACCACTATGCAGCAACCAACACCAGTAATACCACATCCAGAGCTCAAAGCCCCGACGGGATCGCAAGTCTTGGAACGGAAGGTTGTATCCCCTCGATGACTAGGACAGTACCAAGGAGCAACACAGACACATTGATCTTGGACACGCTTGCCGTAATCAGATCCTTGGTCGACAA tgAGCAAGATCCGCCGTATTCCATGCTGAAATTGCACCAAATAGCAGAAACAG AGAGTGGATGGCTGGAAGTTGCCAACTCAATGATCAATGTTATACCCATGGATGATCCATTAGGCCCTGCAGTCATTACGCTGCTAATTGATGAGTGTCCGCTACCAACCAGG GAATCAGTTGAGAAGCTTTCAGAGATGCTAAGACTGGCTGATAGAACTACAGAATCAGTCCTGAAGATGCCAGCCAAACACAGAAACATAGCCACTGTACTTGGATGCATCGCGGAGAAACTTGCTGGGCCAAACAGTGTGGCTCTACTTACTAAAGACACTCTGGAGTATTTACTTGCTAACCTG AATCCATgtttacatgcccaagtgatattgttttcaacaattgCTTTGGAAAAATTCTCACAGACAA gtgaaaacaaaattacaatcaAGCAAGCTGGTATCGGACCACTACTGCAGGTGTTAGAGAAATGGCTGAAACACGACGACTATGACATGAGACAAGTGGGCTTTTGTGCCCAGTGGTGTTTAGATAATTTAT TTATAGTGGAAGGAAGAAGTTACACTTACGATACGTTGGACCTCAGCGGATGCAATGCAATGTTGAATGACAACGATGTGAGCGAGTATCTCAAGATATCGCCAAATGGACTGGAG GCACGCTGTGATGCATCGTCATTTGAGAGTGTTCGCTGCACCTTCTGCGTGGACTCTGGTGTGTGGTACTATGAGGTTACCATAATTACACCTGGTGTTATGCAAATTGGCTGGGCCACCAAGGATAGCAAATTCCTCAATCAT GAGGGATATGGTATTGGGGATGACAAGGATTCATTGTCCTACGACGGATGCAGACAGCTGTTCTGGTACAGTGCCAAAAGTAGACCCCACAGTCATCCGACATGGCAACCAG GAGATGTGGTGGGTTTCCTCTTAGATCTTGAAAAACAAGAAATGATTTTTTCACTCAACGGTCATGCCTTGCCGCCTGAAAACCAAGTCTTTCAATCTGCTAG TTGTGGATTCTTTGCTGCAGCCAGTTTCATGTCATTCCAACAGTGTGAGTTCAACTTTGGTATGACACCTTTCAAATACCCACCATCTGTGCAATTTGACAGTTTCAACGACAAAGCTGTTTTACACAACGAAGACAGAGTCATATTACCGAG GCACAAGAAACTTGCTCTGTTGAGGCATATCAGTGTGAGTGAAGGAGCCTGTAACCTGTGTTTTGATAAAATAGCAAATACAACCCTGAAACCGTGTAATCACAA GGGACTATGCATGGAGTGTGCAATGCAAGTTGAGACCTGTCCACTTTGCAGGACGTGCATTACTGATCGTGCACAGGAGGACGCAAGACCCTCGTAG